In Triticum urartu cultivar G1812 chromosome 6, Tu2.1, whole genome shotgun sequence, the following proteins share a genomic window:
- the LOC125512474 gene encoding fasciclin-like arabinogalactan protein 1, with protein MSLPGALTASSFAVLLLLALSTWPTCHATHNITAILAARRDMSEFSRLLTTTGLADEINERNTITVLAVDDADMAPLRARHLPREALRHVLSMHVLVDYYDHDKLHRLPGGSADVSTLFQASGDAPGSAGMVEISERRGGSVAFVPQDAGDDARATSVLFVKPIHEEPYNISVLQVGAVMSSPAAEAPSSPETSTPTSRHNATDVVPKTKKGTGSADDAADAPSADDGDDEREDHAKKNGAISAAPGRLSLALAFLLAIKIVVRV; from the coding sequence ATGTCACTCCCCGGCGCTCTCACCGCGAGCTCAttcgccgtcctcctcctcctcgccctcTCCACGTGGCCGACGTGCCACGCCACCCACAACATCACCGCCATCCTCGCGGCGCGCCGGGACATGTCCGAGTTCAGCCGCCTCCTCACGACGACGGGCCTCGCGGACGAAATCAACGAGCGCAACACCATCACGGTCCTCGCGGTCGACGACGCCGACATGGCTCCGCTCAGGGCGCGTCATCTCCCGCGGGAAGCGCTCCGGCACGTGCTCTCCATGCACGTCCTCGTCGACTACTACGACCACGACAAGCTGCACCGCCTCCCGGGCGGCTCCGCGGACGTGTCCACCCTGTTCCAGGCCTCCGGCGACGCGCCCGGCAGCGCCGGCATGGTGGAGATCTCCGAGCGCCGGGGCGGGAGCGTGGCCTTCGTGCCTCAGGACGCCGGCGACGACGCGCGCGCCACCAGCGTGCTCTTCGTCAAGCCCATCCACGAGGAGCCGTACAACATCTCGGTGCTGCAGGTGGGCGCCGTCATGTCGTCCCCGGCCGCCGAGGCGCCCTCGTCGCCCGAGACTTCAACTCCAACCTCAAGGCACAACGCCACCGACGTCGTGCCCAAGACCAAGAAAGGGACCGGGTCAGCGGACGACGCCGCCGACGCGCCTTCGGCGGACGACGGGGACGACGAACGAGAGGACCATGCGAAGAAGAACGGCGCGATCAGCGCGGCTCCCGGCCGGCTATCCTTGGCTCTGGCGTTCCTGCTGGCGATCAAGATCGTCGTGCGCGTTTGA